GCATGATACGCATCCACGAGGAGACGAGCGCCCGCCTTATGGCAGTGCTCTGCAAGAAGATCAAGATCAGGCACTACCTGCCCGGTCATAAACATCACCTGAGAGATCACGACAAGATCGACGCCATCATGGATCTTCTGCATCAGTTGTGAGAGATTGATACCACCCTCAGCCACCTCGCAGGAGACGAACTGGAGGGCGATTCTGCCGAGTGCTGCGTATTGCTTTAGGATCACGTCGATCGAGTCAAACTCTCCAGTCGTCGAGACGACGCGTGGAATACCTGGAAGCGCATTGAGAACAGTGCGTAGCCCTTGTCCTGCTGAGGTTTTTGGCACGATGCAGTGGGATCTGGAAGCGCCAATGAGTTGCGCAAGTCGGGTGCGGTGCGCGTGCTCTTCTTCAAGCCATGGGCCCCAAGCAGCTCCGAGGCTGGTTTGCCAGAGGTGAAAGCCTTCGCGAAGATCCTCTTCCGTCTGATTGAGGGGACGGCCCAACGAGTGATTCGCCAGATAAATACCCGGCGCCGCGAGCGTTTTGGAGAAGAGTGGAAAAACGTGAAGGTGGAGAGTATCTTCTGTGAGCTCACCTGGGCCTATCGCTGCGAGAGCATCTGCGAGACTCATTCCCTTGGTGCCTCCGTTCGCGAAGCCAGAAGCTCAGGAAAAAAAGTAAGCTCCAATGCTTGTCGCAAAAAGGCCACGCCCGAGGAACCGCCGGTGCCGTGCCGGAAGCCGATGATGCGCTCGACCGTTTTGAGATGACGGAAGCGCCAGAGTTGGAAGTATTCTTCCACGTCCACCAGCTTCTCGCACATCTCATACGCCACCCAATGTTGTTTTGGGTCGCGATATATATCGCGAAAGACTTCCACGAGAGCTTCATTCCTGGTGTGAGGCGTAGACCAGTCGCGGTCGCGGCATTCGTCGGGGATGCTATAGCCGTGCCGAGCAAGATATCGCAGGAACTCGTCATAAAGGCTGGGAGATTCGAGGGTGCGATTGAGATCGTTGTAGATCGCCGCATCGTGCGCAAAGACTTTGAGGTTGTCGAGGTTTTTATTGCCAAGGAGAAATTCGAGTTTGCGATACTGGAACGACTGAAATCCCGAGGCGCTTCCAAGGACCGATCGAAACTCCATATACTCCGACGGCGTGAGCGTTTCGAGAACAGACCACTGCTCGAAGAGTTGCATCTGGATGAGTTTTACGCGCGACAGAATTTTGAGGGTGGGTGGAAGTCTGTCACGGCGTATGTGGTCGATCGCAGCCGTAAGCTCGTGGATCACCAGCTTAATCCATAGCTCCGAAACCTGGTGCTGGATGATAAACAACATTTCATCGTGATGTGACGGTTGAGATAGCGGTCGTTGTTGCGCAAGTAGGCCGTCAAGAGAAAGGTAGCCTGAGTAGCTTAGTCTGTCAGAAAAGTCGCTTACGATGTTTGGTTCGACCGGGCGTTGATTGGTATTTGTCATCTTCACCTACATACGAATACTAACTTCCCCGCGGAACAATTTGCGAGCGAAGGTCTTGATGACGATGGCTACGCGTCGCGTACCAGGATTATCTCCTTGGGTGCGGAGGTACCACTAGAACTGGAATTTACGTGGCGATTGCTGTTTCGGCGCCCACTGGATCACTGCGAAACAGGATCTGGACCAGGCAACGGTAAATTATCGGCCGACTGCGTCTGCTGAAGAAGGCGATATCCATCTCGAGTCCGAATATGATATTTCTGCAGGTTTTTGCCAACGAGCTTTACCGTTATGGTGCGCCACCCCCGATTTGGATTGGGTTGTGGATAGTAGCTCAGAGTGTACAGATGAGCCAGGTCATCTCGAATGGAGGCAAACGCCTGTTTCTCATCTCTCCAACTCTTCGAAAAATAGGCTTTACCACCCGTGACCTTGCTCATTCGCTCAAAGACCGCGGTAGAAACCGGCTCATCTTCGGCTTGCTGAGTACTGATCATATAAATGATTGTTCCGGTGGATTGGGCCAACTCCGCCACATCCTCGGGGGGCACCAGGCTTGCATTGTCAGGACCATTAGAAAAGACGAC
This Tunturibacter gelidoferens DNA region includes the following protein-coding sequences:
- a CDS encoding aminotransferase class V-fold PLP-dependent enzyme, translating into MSLADALAAIGPGELTEDTLHLHVFPLFSKTLAAPGIYLANHSLGRPLNQTEEDLREGFHLWQTSLGAAWGPWLEEEHAHRTRLAQLIGASRSHCIVPKTSAGQGLRTVLNALPGIPRVVSTTGEFDSIDVILKQYAALGRIALQFVSCEVAEGGINLSQLMQKIHDGVDLVVISQVMFMTGQVVPDLDLLAEHCHKAGARLLVDAYHAVGVFSIDVARMKADFMIGGSYKYLRGGPGAAFLYISPDALSSGLKPIDIGWFAKDQPFLYDRPDPPRFAHGGDAFLESTPPILTYYQARAGQQFALHLGVTRIRAYCIDRLSRLKRYLADVGIAAEGADDSHGGFLTIENTAAVSLAGTLERSGITTDARGNRLRLSPDYLTSDSALREVATTLASISAAV
- a CDS encoding tryptophan 2,3-dioxygenase, producing MTNTNQRPVEPNIVSDFSDRLSYSGYLSLDGLLAQQRPLSQPSHHDEMLFIIQHQVSELWIKLVIHELTAAIDHIRRDRLPPTLKILSRVKLIQMQLFEQWSVLETLTPSEYMEFRSVLGSASGFQSFQYRKLEFLLGNKNLDNLKVFAHDAAIYNDLNRTLESPSLYDEFLRYLARHGYSIPDECRDRDWSTPHTRNEALVEVFRDIYRDPKQHWVAYEMCEKLVDVEEYFQLWRFRHLKTVERIIGFRHGTGGSSGVAFLRQALELTFFPELLASRTEAPRE